The following is a genomic window from Falco naumanni isolate bFalNau1 chromosome 10, bFalNau1.pat, whole genome shotgun sequence.
GCATTTTTCTGCCAGGGACATTCATCAGTTTCTGATTCCCCTCCTTGTGGAAGCCCTTCCGCTAGTAattattcttccttctttctctcctctaatctcatcttcttttcccttccttctcgCTCTGCTTCCCTCTACCCCCCTGTTTCCCCTTACCCAATATTAGGTTTCCATTTCGGGTGCAAGGGCTCCAAACATTCACCCCGACCTCCCCGTGTGGGGCATGGCTCACGTTTTCATGGACTGTTTTTCATAGTTTGTGGGGAGCGGACAGCCAGCCCCCGCACTCGGGTGGAGGGCATCCTGGTGCCACAGGTCAGCCTTGCGCAGCCTGCAGgagtgctgctggctctgcccgCGGGCTGGTGTTGGGCAGCCCGTGCCAcgggcacagccagccccatgGTGAGCTCCGCAGGACCGTGCCCGCAGCATTGCCCTTTACGCCTGCATTGCCTGGGGTGGCTATGGAGGCTGCTGGGCTTCCTCATCAGTGCAaatgttttcctgctgctgtcttcTTGTGGGTTATCTTCTACCTTCTGTTCCAGAAGTGGTTAAATTTTAGCAGTGCTTTGTTCTTGGCACTTGTGAAGTCTTTAGCTGTCTTGAAGGACAAATATGTGAGTGTACAAAGTGTCTGTAGTAACAGGAATCTAGCATCctcccctgcacagcagcaaagattCACCAGGTGGTGTATCACATACCACTGTGTCCTTGCTGTGGGATGCTCCGCAACCTTTACTTGGTCCTTGCTGCAGTACCCGTAGCTGTCTCAGCTGCCAAGCCCGTGCTGGTCTTTTACATTTCACAGCTAACCTTTCATGTGTTGCATTTCCTGAACCGCTTGGTTTCAGCATATCTAGAAACCTCTCTGAAGTAATTGCTTCTGATGAAATTTCCCTGGAGATCGGAAAAGGAAGGATGGACTTTGGAGTGACCCTGAGATGCAGCATCTGGTAGGAAGGGGAAAGGGCCTTTCTGATGCctaaagatgttttctttacttGCTCATGCTCCTGGAAATCTTGACGTAGTCTTAGGGCACGTTCATGAAGCTGAGAGTGAAACTACTCAAAACACAGACTGTTGCCTAGGATGAAATCTCACCCTTTGTTCATGGAGATTGCTAGAGCCGGCTGAAAACAGGAGTCAGATGGGGAGCCCCAGTGGGTTTAACCAGCTGCATTCCCCTGCCTCATGAGAGATGCCCCAATGGCTGTTAATGTGTCTGCTGGGAGCATTGCTCCCACCTCTGTACttccagcaaagctgcagctatTGCAGGTGTGTCAGTCAGCCACTGTCCTGAGCAGAACATGGTCCCTGCAGAGAACAGAGGGGCTCCGTCACTGCATCAGCCCCTTATTTTCAGTCCCTTCTCTCCATCAGCGTGTTGCCAGGCTCTTTGTATAGACTCTGCCTCAACTGTTgcatgaataataataataataataataaaaaatgatgtAGTCAGCCCTGTCTGATGCAGATCAGCTTTCTGTTACTCATGACAGCAGTCATCAGCAGTTAGGTATAGTATGTTTGAATGCTAACTCTTCTTGCTCCAATTGCAATGCAGGGCTCGGAGCATTGGGTATTTATAGAGAGAGAAACTCCTAGGCTGGAAGCGGTAGCTCTAAAGAAAGCTCTGGGAGTCAAGAAAGAAGAAGCACATGCAGGTACCTCAAAGGTGAAAATGAGCGTGAGCATATTGAGAGTGGAGATGGCAGGAGGCAAAGCCAAGGAACTGGCAGGCCAGGAAGAGCCAGCAGATGCAGCCCTGGATACCCGGACAAGAGCAAAAATGATTGCTAGTCCAGAGGATTTTGAGTCCGTCTGGGAGGATGAGATCTATGAGAAGGAAAGCAGGGGGGAGCCCAGCCAGGAGGCAGAGTGCCTGCCAGCTGCAAGCGCAGAGGAGGAGCCCCAAGGGCAGGGCGAGGAAGCAACCACCAGTGAGCCAGGTCTGCCCAAGTCACGTCAGCAGCCTGAAGAGAGGCAAAGGGCCAAGATTTTGGGGCCAGAGCCTCCTCAGGGAGAGAGTGAGGTGTTCTCCAAGGACCGTGCTTCTGCAGCCTCCAGGAAGCAGGAGGCCAGAGCGCCGTCCACAACCACAGAGCTTGTTAAAATTAAAGTGAAGGCTGGCGACGACAGCTCAGAGACTTCTGCGAGCCAGAGGATCATCTACTTAGGAGAtccagagggagaggaggacaGTAATGCACACCTGCTCACAGGGGCTGGTGGACGGCTTGGCTTGGAGGAGAGACCAGAAGCCACTGTGAACATGTCTGGGGAGGGATCCGAGCACGTAGCACCTGAAGCAGAAGGGTTCCATCCCTCTTCCTCGGCCAGTCAGCGACACAGGGCAGTGTTTGGAGAACCTGCTGAAGCACCGGAGACGCCTGGGACAGGCTGTGATGGGACCAGCCTGGCGGGACGTCCCACCatgaggcaggaggaagggctgcccctgcagcaagaggaagcatctgctgggctggcaggctgCGAAGCACCCGAGGGAGGTGAAGCCCTACTGTGGTCCCGAGGGGCGGGACCAGAGGAGACACATCGGCAAAGTTCAGTGGGAGGCTTGAAGTTGTGTGACCTGGCAGGGGATGGCCGCAGGGCTGAGGAGCACAGAGGCAGCCCAGTACAGAGCCCGGACATCTGCACCGCAGTGGGGGAGCTCTCGGGAAGGACTGGGGCAGACAGCAATGAGGAGGAAAGTGCCAGAGTGGTTCTTCAGATGGAAGAGATAGAGACCAAGTCACCTCTGTCAGCTGTGCCTTGTCAGGGCCACCCTCACACCACCGTGGGGTCAGAGGGGGATAAGCCCAGCGCTCCTGCCCCTTCGCCCTTTCCCCAGCCatccagccctgtccctgcagagccagccccaggcactgAGCCTGAGGGCAGAAACCTGTCCCAGGGCAGCGGCCCTGTAAGAGCTGTGGGCACACCCAAGGACGTGAACCCCTCAGCGGAGGTGGCACACGAGGAGACAAGCCCTGCAGTGAGCAAAGGAGCACCCAAGGACATGagccctgcagcagaggtggcagTACTTAGGGGCACTGGTCCTGAATCTGAAGAACAACCCCAAGATGTGGGCTTTGCCACATGGAAACCACAGCAAGGTGCAAGTCCTGTTGCAGGAGGaccaccccaaaacacagaTGCTACAGCAGAGCTGATCCAGGTCAGAGACCCAGCCACAGGGGAGATGGACCCTGTTGCAGCGAGGGCAGCCCCGAGCAAAGTTCCTGCCCCAGAAGAGCTGCTCAGGGAGGAGAAGCGCACGACAGAAGAGCTCTCCCAGGACTTGGGGCCCACATCAGGGAAGCTGACCAGAGTTGAAGACAAAAGTCCTTGCATGGAAGAACTGCCTctccaggcagaagcagcagaacaacAGGCTGAGGCCGTGAAAGGAGACCTGCCCCAAGAgggtcccagggctggagggctgCCCCACAGTGCAGATCCCAACGCACAAGAGCCACCCTGGGACTTGGAGTTCAATGTGGGACAAGATTTGCAGGGCAGGAGTTCTACCACAAGAGAAACCACCAGGGACAGGGACCTTGCTCCAGGGCAGCCACCACAGGATAAGTCTCctcccagagaagctgctgaTGTCCCGCACTCCCACACCCCTGTAGCAGGATTGTGTCAAGGAAGCGAGCCATTCTGGTTCTCTAACTTGATCTATGAAGGCAAGGAAGAGCTGCAAGCAAACAATGGGGCACATCAAACACAGTCTGGGTCATCGATGTGTGTGGCTGGGAGGACAGGAGCTGTGTCCCAGGAGCATGGAGATGTCACTGTGGCCACGGGTAGCTTGCAGGGCAGCGAGACCTACAGGAAAACCTCGGTGGCCTCTAAGATTAAGATGTTTGAGCAAAGCGAAACGGAGCGAAGGGCAGCCCAGGAGGGACAAGAGTGTGTGACTGAAGCTGAGACgtcagcaaaagcaaagggaaagacaGGTCTGGCACAGGAGATGCTTTTGAACACGGGCCTCACCTCCCCGCTGGCAGTGCCAGTTACTTCAGTGGCATCCGTGTCCAGTGTGGTCTCCTTGGCCCTTGAGCAAGGGGCTGGTTCAGGAGAcacctcccagcccctctctctGAAGGAAGATGTTTCTGTTGACCTGGAGCATGAAGGAGAAGACAGTGCTGACCTGGCCTCCCCTGACTCTGGCTGCGAGCTCACACTGGCAGAAGCGGTGGTAACTCTTCCAATGAACTGTCCGGATGGAAAGTTCATGCGCATGTTGTGTGGCTCTTTATTATCATGTTCAGTGGCTCCTCACACATCCATTGACTGACAGCAGTGGCTTTGCATCCCCTGTCcttttctgtatgtgtgtgtggtcGGGCTTATTTGCTGAATGCAGACCCGCTGGCCAGTTGGTTcatcagcttttgttttgtgacCCCCTCCGACATTTCGGCTCCCTGGAGAATGCCACTCGCTGAACCCGAGAGCGGGCACCCAAGCTTCATGTCCAGGAGCAAGAAAGGGAGATGGGGGGTGGCTGAAGGAGCTGTGACTCTGTCACGGACACGCACACACACCTCGCAGCAGTGTGCCCACGCTTCCAGCTTCACCCTTGCATTTCTTACGTTGATACCCCTTCTTGCTTAGCTCGCCAGCCTCACCCACCCTCCCCTGTCTTCGGCAAGCTGGTGGCTGGTGATGAAATAGCTTTCTTCGTTCTCCTAAGTGCTAGATGAGCTCCTGTAGAGTTCGTTTCCTTACAACTAACCATTTTCTCTAATCCAGAGCAAATCTCAGGAACCaagtggggaagaaaaggatttaTCTGACCCATCAGTAATATCCAGCCTGAAAGAAGAGAATCTAAAGACTGCTGTTCCAGTGGTCTTCCAGGTCTCAGTGCTGTTTTACTAACTGCTTCTTACCGTAGTAGTATGAAAGCTCACCTTAAGCAGCTGAGGGCTGTGtgcttccagctcctctccccattGCAGAGCTgttgtgtatatatttatacatacacacacacacacacgagaACACGTATGCAGGCGTGTTCCTCTGGAGTTTGTTTGACACTCTGTTTCTCATACCTCTCAACCTCCCAGCAGCGCCAGGGGAGGgtggtgctggcacagcctggccgGTGGGGTGGATGGCTCTGGCTGTGAACGCTTGGACCAGAGTCCAGGTGGTGGGTTTCCTCTGGCATCACTTGGGCTTCGAACCATTCCTAAGGGAGATCTGCTGAGAGCAAGGTGCAAAGTCCAGCAATGGGTCTAGATGTCCCAAAGTCCAGCATGGGTGTAGACTTCCCATGGCTTCATGGCAAAGCATGGCGAGGGGAAGTGTACCCTCTGACGGCGGAGTTGAGAGGTATGTCCATATCCGGAGAAGAGCTGATGGAGGGGGGTCGCCCCTTGGCTCTGATCATGCTGTCAATTACACTGACCAAACACTCAACCAGGTCATTCCTTAGCTCACCGccggctgtgtggggctgcgggaggggagtgctgtgctggtggggcaggCTTAGCccctggtgcagggctgggggcagccccgTGGGGATGGATGGTCCTCCTCCCCCGGGGTGATGCTCTGCAGGGCCCACATGGCTGCTCAGTGGAATTGGCACACTCCTTCGCTTCTCCTTCACCGTGCGTGGCTGATTGGGgcccttttctttcaaactctttgctctttctttccctttgtttgtggtttgttttgtttgtttgtttttttgagtgCCCAACCTTACTGACATAGATACCACTGGTGTCTGAGCTGTTTCTGAATGTCTCTTAACAGACCTGTTGTTTTGCGTACATCCGCTTCCACCGGGTGTGCTGACGTGCCTCCAAGCTCGCCAAGCTTTTCTGTGTGACTGGTCCTTTTTTGAGATGATTAATTACCAATAGGCTTTTGGCAAAACCAGATTGAATAACCCTTCTCCCCCACCCAACCCCTACAAAGTTGCTGCTGTCAGAAAGGTTTCAGTCTCCATGCTTGAGCTGTGTTTGATTCTACTCTGTGATGTTTGCTGCAgccttctttctcctcctcctcccttctcccctgtCGGCACTGCGGCGCCGTGCGGTGCTCACTGTCTCCATCTCTCTCCGCCATTGTGTCTCATTCAGAGAGCGGGCTTGAGGGAGGGCGCTGAGGAGAAAGCTAAGCCACCTCGGCACCGGGCTCCCGAGAGTGACACCGGTGATGAGGAGCAGGACCAGGAGAAGGACTCGGTCTTTCTGAAGGACAACCACCTGGCCATCGAGCGCAAGTGCTCCAGCATCACGGTCAGTTCAACCTCCAGCCTGGAAGCAGAGGTGGACTTCACAGTGATCGGTGACTTCCACGGCACAGCCTTTGAGGACATCTCCCGCAGCCTGCCCGAGCTGGACAAGGACAAGAGTGAAACAGAAGACGAAGGCCTGGTTTCCTTCCAGCACACTGACAAAGTAGTTCCCGGGCTGGAAGAGGATGTCAAAGGCGGGGAGAAGGtcgcccagcccagcccagatGTCTCCCAGCTAGAGGTACACAGGGATGCAGTCCCTCCCAGGACTGTCTCAGTGCCATCGTGCATCCATGTtccttgtcctgctgcctgGTATTCCCTCACTGGTGTGCACTCCCATGTTGGTTTGGAAGAGCATGTCTGGTGTACCTGTTTTCCCCTGATGCACGCTGTCGCCTGTGTTGCATGGCTCTGCTGTGTGTTTTGTGCATCTGCCAACCAGGAGAAGTCCTCGTCTTCTCGTAAGCCCTTGCGTTTGGCTGCCTACCCCGTCCCTCGTATGGCTCCAGCATgtcagcagctgagcagggcaCGTGTCACTAACCAGCGGCTCTGTCCTTGCGTTTTGCATGAAGTCAGTGACCAGTTTGTGTAGTGAAATGTGCTGCCAACTAACATCTCCAGTCatgccagggctgggagggatTTACAGAGTAGCTTTGGGAGCTGCTCCAAAGCTTGTGGAGGGTCACTCCTCTGCCAGGAGTGCTTATAACGGGGCTAAGAAAAATGCATGCGGCATGCTGGAAGTTGAGTGAACGCTACAGGGAGAGGACGCTAgagccagctccagcacagccgAAATGTAGCCTTGCCTCTGCATCGGGCCAGGGCCATCTCCTGCCCGCTCAGCATCGGGGcagccctccagccctggcaggtaagtccccagtgctgcctggagctgccagGGTAAGTCCAGACCTGGAGCcaggaaaaagctgcagaaggagaGGGAGCTTTTTCTGAGCCAGCCTGGAAACCCTCGTGCGGAGTATCTGATGCCGTGGGCTCCTGGGTCCCAGTGTGGCCATGGGCAGGGGTGATCAGCTCTGCAGTGCCCcgtggctggtgctgggcaggggaggctgTTGGCTCGGGAGCGCTGAACACTGGCTAAGCATCCCACATCCCACGTCCCTGTGCAGGAGCCATTGGCAGCTCTGGTTTCCTGTAGTGGGGGAGCGCTGGAAGCCTGTCTCCATTCCCCTGAGGTTCTGACACCCTGGGTGTAACCACAGCCACCGGCAGCTGGTGCAGGTCACAAACCTGCTGTGGGGCATGAGTGAAATGGATTTGGTGGGTCTCACTTGCCTTTTGAAGACCAATTTGACCTAACCCATGGTGTCTGTAAGAAGTCTATCCAAAAAATCCCTGAGATTTCCCTGGGTTTTCACCCCAGGGACAGAGCATCAGGTCTGATGTGGGGCATGTCAGTCACACGGGGCACTTTGCGTGGTGGCCgtctgcccagggcagcagcctggcctcTGCTCTTTGCCCAGGCAGGGCTTGACGTGACATCATATGTGTGTGGCACTTACAGAGtggggcagggatgctctgcttGTGGGGGTCAGCGCACAAGGAGCACTCGAGGCTGTTGGCATCGTGCCCCAGTGCCTGActtgctgtgtttcttctgcagtCATCAGCCCCGAAAACAGATGCTGTGACCGtcagcctggggctgggcatgAAGAAGCCCGAAGCAGATGactctgctccccagcaggtCAGCACCACAGACACAGCCCAGGTGACCTGGTGGCTCTGTCCTCCCGTGGCCCTGCTCCCCAATGGCTCTGCCATGCCTCAGTCCAGCAAAACCTGTCCTTGGGCAGTAGCACTGGGGAGGCAGGTGGCTGAGTGGGGGAGACGGGGGTCTCTGCTCGCCCTTGTCACGCTGGAGTCCCCAAAACATCAAACCAAAGGCCATCCAGAGAGATTCTGTGTGTGTCCCTGGCCCCATCCACCATGCCgctgggcagcactggcacATGGAGATGTCTGCAGAGGGTGACATCCACCATACATGCAGCGTCGTGGCCCTCACTGGCTTCCTCTGGCAGCCAGAACAGCCGCACCATCCCTGCAAGTGTCACCCCCTCCCTGGCACCTCCTGGCTCACCAGGTTTCCTTTGCCCTGGCAGGTGGAAGAAGGCACCCCGGGCAACAGGGACACCACAGCCACTGCTCACACTGGCACGGCAGAGACAGCACTGGCGACCTCAGTAAGCGGGGCTGGCCCCACAAGAGGTGGGGGAGCCGCTGTCCCTTGCAGTCCCTCTGCTCCAGTGAGGGCAACTGgggccagctgtgctggggggggaccCTGCCCCACCGTGGATGTCTGCGGAGGGCGACCTGCCGTGTTTGCCCCCGCGTTACGTCCGAGCCAACATGCCCGTCTGCTCTTCTTTCAGGAtcacagcaccagggctgggaagggggctGTTCCCACGACAGACCTTCGCTCCCTCTCACCGGTGAGTGGGGGACGTGGCACCACCAACCAGGCAgagtggtggggagggaggaaggcatccctgtggggctggggcagcctggggtTGGTCCCACAGGGCCCCCTCCCATGTTCCCAGTGCTGGTACCCTCAGCTGGTGTGTTGGTACTAGGAAGAGCAGAAGGATGCTCAGAAGGTTGGAGAGTGAGATGGCAGGGGACGCCCTGCCCGTGGCCTTTCTCCTGTGCCAGATACACATCttgagcagctgctggaggaggatgATCCCTAAAAAATAGCCCAGTCCCTGGTGAAGTCTCACAGTGGGCTGAGATATCTTTAGCCAGGCAGGACACCCAAGGCCACACACAGTCTTCTGACTCGCAGTGGAGGTGATGGCGAtcagcagccctgcccagcagcaggccTTACTGTGTAAAGTGTTCACCTACTCAACTGCCTCATTTCCATGGAGTCAAGCCTGGCCAAACACCATGCGCTGCCCCAGGCTCATCACTTTGTGCAGCAGGGAGAACGTACCTGGTGCTGCGTGGCTGGGGCACCAGCGTGGCCTTCCCAGCCCTCGCCACGCAGAGCAGGACAGACAGAGCTAGAGGCGGCCTGAGAGCTCTGCACTTAGGGTGGCCCTGAGGATGGGTGGGGATGAGCAAAATGCAGCCATGAAAtcatctccctgctgcagaggccCTTTcttgcagctctgtggaaaCCTCTctctgcccccccgccccccagctACATCCAGTTGGAAGCACAGTGCAGtatctttttgggttttttccccctttgccGCTGTCTGACCTCCTGTGCTTGGCTGAGTGGGTACATCCCGGTGGGAAGGTCCCAGCTCTTTGGGAGCTGGCACTGAGGGCTCCCCCGTGGCTGCCCCgctgatgctgctgctgtctgtcctgCAGATCACCAGTGGCTCCACTGGGAAGGAGGTGCTCACCAGCATATTCAGTGCCACTGCGGAAACCCTCTCCACTTCTACCACTACCCACGTTACCAAGGTAAGAGCAGCTCCAAAGAGGGCAGCCAGGGGGGTCCTGATGTAAGGCATTTGAGGATGGGTGGATTTATATTGTGTTTCATACAGCAGAAAATGCCCCTCTCCTCCTTACAGATGGAAAAAGTGCATGCTGTCCTGTGGGGGACGGCAAGCCAGCGCAGCGCCCCATGGCCAGCTCTGGGCACCCCATGCTCCATTCAGCCCCACGGCGCTGCCTGTCCCATCCAGCCAGGCCTgactgcaggggctgcaggcgTGGACAGCCAGGCACTGGCTGTTCGTCACCTGCGTGCCACCCACGGGGACAGTGAATACGTACTGTGCCCACCTCTGCTCACTGGTagagcaggagggcagggagtCGTTGGGGCGAGGGGAGAGCAGCACGCAGTGTCGCTGACCTCTTGAAGCCCACTGCAGGGGTGGAAGGGACCCCAGTttgggctgccagcagcatgcaTGCAAGCCCCTGCCCATGCAACTGGGTGAGTGTTCCCAGATGTACCTAGAGCCAGATGACAGGTCCCCCTGGCCCAAGAACCCACAGCACCAGTGCTGGAGCACCTTGCCTTGTGTCACCTACAGGAACCTTGTTAGCATGGGCTGTATCGGGTTTATTAGAGCCGGAGTGGTGCAGGCAAGGGGGAGTGATGGtagaaaacaaaggagatgAGACTGCATCAGAGGACCTTACCCATGGCCGTTTCATTCCCAAATTAAGTGCacataaatgaaagcagaagctCAGTGAGGGACTTGAGCAGGAAGGAGGGCTGCTCAGTACTTGCCACCTggcccttttcctttcctccccacctgTGAGCAGCTGTGCCTTGCCGGTTCTAACTGTGCACCAAGTCAAGGGTGTTGGGAGATACACTAAATTGTGGGGGGAGTTCCTAAGGTGATGCTGGCATTGTCCCTCCTCCTGTGGGCTGAGCTACGTTCCCCAGGAGCTGGCCTGTCAGACAGCTGTGGGTGAgtgcttttccttcttgttgTGCAGACTGTGAAAGGAGGGTTTTCCGAGACCCGAATAGAGAAGCGCATCATTATCACAGGAGATGAAGATGTGGACCAGGACCAGGTAGGAGCAGGATGCCCTGGCTttgcccagctctggctgcccttggctgcagcactgcatgcTTCTAGTTCTGGCTTGTACCTGTTTACTCCTCCTCTCCAAAAACTGACCCCTGAGGCCCCCAATCTatcagctctgcccagctcccatCAGCACCCACTGCAGCAGTGAAGCAGCGGTGAAGGTTACATCTCAGCACAGAGCCCAGTGATGGGatcagctttttatttccttaaaacgCATTTCTAGTTGCCCTTTCTCTGTTGGAATACTCCAAAGTGACCCAGgttcttcctctctttccagCACAGTCTCACTACAGGTTGACTCACTCCAAGTGATGGTGTTTTGCACCTGCCTCCATGATGGAGGAACAAAAAATGACAAACTCTTTTGGTGAAATAACAGACTGACACAAATCTCTAAGGCTATAGGGTCATTTTCCTGTGTCCTAACCCTTTGAGATTTGTTGC
Proteins encoded in this region:
- the EPB41L1 gene encoding band 4.1-like protein 1 isoform X3, with amino-acid sequence MTTETGPGLEVKNAQEEAPQQQLEAAAQGPTAAASPAEGNEKPGAQPDARNMEPGTEMEEKDYSETDGLSDKTTPSKTQKSPQKTTKKVKSALCRVTLLDASEYECEVEKHARGQVLFDMVCEHLNLLEKDYFGLTFCDSDSQKNWLDPSKEIKKQIRSGPWNFAFTVKFYPPDPAQLTEDITRYYLCLQLRADIITGRLPCSFVTHALLGSYAVQAELGDYDAEEHVGNYVSELRFAPNQTRELEERIMELHKTYRGMTPGEAEIHFLENAKKLSMYGVDLHHAKDSEGIDIMLGVCANGLLIYRDRLRINRFAWPKILKISYKRSNFYIKIRPGEYEQFESTIGFKLPNHRSAKRLWKVCIEHHTFFRLVSPEPPPKGFLVMGSKFRYSGRTQAQTRQASALIDRPAPFFERSSSKRYTMSRSLDGEFSRPASVSENHDARAEGEKQDEDGEFGSRRRSEMEDEEVTTPTKIKELKPEHETTPRHKQEFLDKPEDVLLKHQASINELKRTLKEPNSKLVHRDRDRRLPSSPASSSPKHEDETPKGTPEKASETIEEDTLDGFASEHGASLSMESFTQKSLVSSPEGSEHWVFIERETPRLEAVALKKALGVKKEEAHAGTSKVKMSVSILRVEMAGGKAKELAGQEEPADAALDTRTRAKMIASPEDFESVWEDEIYEKESRGEPSQEAECLPAASAEEEPQGQGEEATTSEPGLPKSRQQPEERQRAKILGPEPPQGESEVFSKDRASAASRKQEARAPSTTTELVKIKVKAGDDSSETSASQRIIYLGDPEGEEDSNAHLLTGAGGRLGLEERPEATVNMSGEGSEHVAPEAEGFHPSSSASQRHRAVFGEPAEAPETPGTGCDGTSLAGRPTMRQEEGLPLQQEEASAGLAGCEAPEGGEALLWSRGAGPEETHRQSSVGGLKLCDLAGDGRRAEEHRGSPVQSPDICTAVGELSGRTGADSNEEESARVVLQMEEIETKSPLSAVPCQGHPHTTVGSEGDKPSAPAPSPFPQPSSPVPAEPAPGTEPEGRNLSQGSGPVRAVGTPKDVNPSAEVAHEETSPAVSKGAPKDMSPAAEVAVLRGTGPESEEQPQDVGFATWKPQQGASPVAGGPPQNTDATAELIQVRDPATGEMDPVAARAAPSKVPAPEELLREEKRTTEELSQDLGPTSGKLTRVEDKSPCMEELPLQAEAAEQQAEAVKGDLPQEGPRAGGLPHSADPNAQEPPWDLEFNVGQDLQGRSSTTRETTRDRDLAPGQPPQDKSPPREAADVPHSHTPVAGLCQGSEPFWFSNLIYEGKEELQANNGAHQTQSGSSMCVAGRTGAVSQEHGDVTVATGSLQGSETYRKTSVASKIKMFEQSETERRAAQEGQECVTEAETSAKAKGKTGLAQEMLLNTGLTSPLAVPVTSVASVSSVVSLALEQGAGSGDTSQPLSLKEDVSVDLEHEGEDSADLASPDSGCELTLAEAVSKSQEPSGEEKDLSDPSVISSLKEENLKTAVPVVFQRAGLREGAEEKAKPPRHRAPESDTGDEEQDQEKDSVFLKDNHLAIERKCSSITVSSTSSLEAEVDFTVIGDFHGTAFEDISRSLPELDKDKSETEDEGLVSFQHTDKVVPGLEEDVKGGEKVAQPSPDVSQLESSAPKTDAVTVSLGLGMKKPEADDSAPQQDHSTRAGKGAVPTTDLRSLSPITSGSTGKEVLTSIFSATAETLSTSTTTHVTKTVKGGFSETRIEKRIIITGDEDVDQDQALALAIKEAKLQHPDMLVTKAVVYRETEPSPEERDKKPQES
- the EPB41L1 gene encoding band 4.1-like protein 1 isoform X1 — its product is MTTETGPGLEVKNAQEEAPQQQLEAAAQGPTAAASPAEGNEKPGAQPDARNMEPGTEMEEKDYSETDGLSDKTTPSKTQKSPQKTTKKVKSALCRVTLLDASEYECEVEKHARGQVLFDMVCEHLNLLEKDYFGLTFCDSDSQKNWLDPSKEIKKQIRSGPWNFAFTVKFYPPDPAQLTEDITRYYLCLQLRADIITGRLPCSFVTHALLGSYAVQAELGDYDAEEHVGNYVSELRFAPNQTRELEERIMELHKTYRGMTPGEAEIHFLENAKKLSMYGVDLHHAKDSEGIDIMLGVCANGLLIYRDRLRINRFAWPKILKISYKRSNFYIKIRPGEYEQFESTIGFKLPNHRSAKRLWKVCIEHHTFFRLVSPEPPPKGFLVMGSKFRYSGRTQAQTRQASALIDRPAPFFERSSSKRYTMSRSLDGEFSRPASVSENHDARAEGEKQDEDGEFGSRRRSEMEDEEVTTPTKIKELKPEHETTPRHKQEFLDKPEDVLLKHQASINELKRTLKEPNSKLVHRDRDRRLPSSPASSSPKHEDETPKGTPEKASETIEEDTLDGFASEHGASLSMESFTQKSLVSSPEGSEHWVFIERETPRLEAVALKKALGVKKEEAHAGTSKVKMSVSILRVEMAGGKAKELAGQEEPADAALDTRTRAKMIASPEDFESVWEDEIYEKESRGEPSQEAECLPAASAEEEPQGQGEEATTSEPGLPKSRQQPEERQRAKILGPEPPQGESEVFSKDRASAASRKQEARAPSTTTELVKIKVKAGDDSSETSASQRIIYLGDPEGEEDSNAHLLTGAGGRLGLEERPEATVNMSGEGSEHVAPEAEGFHPSSSASQRHRAVFGEPAEAPETPGTGCDGTSLAGRPTMRQEEGLPLQQEEASAGLAGCEAPEGGEALLWSRGAGPEETHRQSSVGGLKLCDLAGDGRRAEEHRGSPVQSPDICTAVGELSGRTGADSNEEESARVVLQMEEIETKSPLSAVPCQGHPHTTVGSEGDKPSAPAPSPFPQPSSPVPAEPAPGTEPEGRNLSQGSGPVRAVGTPKDVNPSAEVAHEETSPAVSKGAPKDMSPAAEVAVLRGTGPESEEQPQDVGFATWKPQQGASPVAGGPPQNTDATAELIQVRDPATGEMDPVAARAAPSKVPAPEELLREEKRTTEELSQDLGPTSGKLTRVEDKSPCMEELPLQAEAAEQQAEAVKGDLPQEGPRAGGLPHSADPNAQEPPWDLEFNVGQDLQGRSSTTRETTRDRDLAPGQPPQDKSPPREAADVPHSHTPVAGLCQGSEPFWFSNLIYEGKEELQANNGAHQTQSGSSMCVAGRTGAVSQEHGDVTVATGSLQGSETYRKTSVASKIKMFEQSETERRAAQEGQECVTEAETSAKAKGKTGLAQEMLLNTGLTSPLAVPVTSVASVSSVVSLALEQGAGSGDTSQPLSLKEDVSVDLEHEGEDSADLASPDSGCELTLAEAVSKSQEPSGEEKDLSDPSVISSLKEENLKTAVPVVFQRAGLREGAEEKAKPPRHRAPESDTGDEEQDQEKDSVFLKDNHLAIERKCSSITVSSTSSLEAEVDFTVIGDFHGTAFEDISRSLPELDKDKSETEDEGLVSFQHTDKVVPGLEEDVKGGEKVAQPSPDVSQLESSAPKTDAVTVSLGLGMKKPEADDSAPQQVEEGTPGNRDTTATAHTGTAETALATSDHSTRAGKGAVPTTDLRSLSPITSGSTGKEVLTSIFSATAETLSTSTTTHVTKTVKGGFSETRIEKRIIITGDEDVDQDQALALAIKEAKLQHPDMLVTKAVVYRETEPSPEERDKKPQES